One segment of Tenrec ecaudatus isolate mTenEca1 chromosome 1, mTenEca1.hap1, whole genome shotgun sequence DNA contains the following:
- the DRC8 gene encoding dynein regulatory complex protein 8 isoform X4, whose translation MSRTIQWIEIGTIIRSLGCCPSEGELHDLIADVEEEEPTGYIRLEKFLPVMTEVLLERRYRPIPEDILLRAFEVLDPAKRGFLTKEELVKYMTEEGEPFSQEEMEEMLSAAIDPESNSIHYKDYISMMVVDEN comes from the exons AGAGATTGGAACAATTATCCGGTCATTGGGATGCTGCCCCAGTGAAGGAGAGCTGCATGACCTGATTGCAGAT GTAGAAGAAGAAGAACCCACTGGATACATCCGATTAGAAAAATTTCTTCCAGTGATGACAGAAGTACTACTGGAAAGAAG ATACAGACCAATTCCAGAAGATATCCTTCTTCGTGCGTTTGAG GTATTAGATCCAGCTAAACGCGGGTTTCTCACTAAGGAAGAACTGGTCAAGTATATGACTGAAGAGG GGGAACCTTTTTCTCaagaggaaatggaagaaatgctgtCTGCTGCAATTGATCCAGAATCCAATTCAATCCATTACAAGGACTATATATCAATGATGGTGGTAGATGAAAATTGA